taactcattctcatgtacctccccttcaatgagtcattaccctattttcatcaatcaaaatattcccttattccaaaaatacctttgacttaaaactaaaattttctccattaatatcaaatatcaaaatatatatatttattttttctttcatatcacttctctctccttgttctcactcatcatattttctctctcatcattttatcacactttttctctccttaatctctcctattactctttctttccctttttttcttattacactttatctctcatcatactttctctctcctcaaactttctctctcctcaatctcttccattgcactctcttcctttttttttctcattacactttctctctcatcacactttctctctcctcaatctctcccaccactttttttttctcatcacactttctctctcctcaatctctcttatcacactccatccttttttcctcaacacactttctctctcatcatactttctctctcctcaatctcttccatcatactcactgttctctttttttctcatcacgctttctctctcaccatactttctctctccttaatctctctcatcacactctctctcctcattttttctcattatattttctctctcttcatcctctcccatcatactttctctcacatcatattttctctctcatcttctctcattatgctctctccaatcacactctcttttctcattttctctcatcacactttctctctcttcattctttctcatcacactttctctctcatcattctctttcatcatatttttctctcacatctaattttttctcttattttcctttaagggtaaaagaggaatttttgatttattccgatagaagatatacaactaatcaaacattacttttaataGTAAGATTCATACTCATACCCATTTCTATTCTACAATACATTAATTTTCATTCCGAATTCTTATTCCTAAAAAAGAACCAAAGTCCCCTTAGTATTTAGCTGCTGTTTGAGTGAAGAAAAACAGTGGCGTGGACGGCGTGGTAAACATTCGGTCAGCATGCAGCGCAGCAGCGGTCTGCGCCCAAAACGTCGGCTAGTCACCGAACCCGGTTCAAGATAAGAACAGAAGCGGTTTCGGCCACCTCTCCACGCCATGCACCTTCTTCGACGTGCCACGCCTCTGACTCACCGCCTTCCCACGTGTCCCTCCGCCGATCTTCCCCTCCCCGCCTTTTAAACCTCCCCCCTCCTCCTCGACGCACCTTCCATCCACCGCCACCGCCATCGCCGCCGCACCTTTGAATCTTCTTTTCCCGTCTAAAGAGCCACAGCCAGGCACCATGCCGCCTCGCAGGTTCGCCTTAGGCCGCACCGAGGACGCCGTCCACCCTGACGCCATGCGCGCCGTCCTCTCCGAGTTCATCGCCACCGCCCTCTTCGTCTTCGCCGCCGAGGGCTCCGTTCTCTCCCTCGGTACGCATGATTAATCGGTCAGTACTGTTGGTTAATTAATCGGGAGAGACTAACCGAGTGTTGGTCGCATGCAGGGAAGCTGTACAAGGACGCGTCCACGCCCGGCGGGCTGGTGGTGGTGGCCATCGCCCACGCGCTCGCCCTCGCAGTGGCGGTGTCCGTCGCGTACAACGTCTCCGGCGGGCACGTCAACCCGGCCGTCACCCTCGGCGCGCTCGTCGGCGGCCGGATTTCCCTCATTCGGGCTCTGTTCTATTGGGCCGCCCAGCTCCTTGGCGCCGTCGTCGCCGCTCTACTTCTCCTCCTCGCCACCGGCGGCATGGTAACCGATAACGAACTCGCCCCTCGCCTATATATAACTAAGCTAAAGCCATTCGCATGCAGAGGCCGGTGGGGTTCGCGGTGGCGTCGGGCGTCAGCGACTGGCACGCTGTGCTGCTGGAGATGGTGATGACCTTCGGCCTGGTGTACACCGTGTACGCGACGGCGATCGACCCAAAGAGGGGGAACCTCGGGACAATCGCGCCGCTCGCCATCGGGTTCATACTGGGAGCCAACATACTGGCGGGCGGCCCTTTCGACGGCGCGGCGATGAACCCGGCACGGGCGTTCGGGCCGGCGCTGATCGGGTGGAGGTGGAAGAGCCACTGGGTCTACTGGGTGGGGCCGTTCCTGGGGTCGGCGCTGGCCGGACTGGTCTACGAGTTTCTGCTGATCCCGGCGGAGCCGCCTCGCACGCACCAACCTCTGACTCCCGAGGACTACTAATTATTAGTACGActcccttcctttctcttcttcttcatcctgcttcttgttcttctgtttGCCCAACCTGCTGCTTGTTCTTCTGTTTGCCCTAGTGTTGCAGAGTGGCATGTAACTCAGTATTTGTGTTCTTGAGCTTGTAATAAGTGGCACCTTTGATCATCTTTTATTTGTAGTTAATTAATAAATGTGTTTCAGTTAATTAACTGATCCGGTCTAAAAGTGAGTTGGAAATGTTGTTCTGTTGATTCCCCACATTTGGATCTCCGATGCTTAAGTAAGTGAGAAAATAATGGAAGCAAATGATAGCTGAGAGTgtgtctaaaaataaaaatagagcaTTACATATCTCAAAGTGTTAGCTTATAAAGAGCTTATGAAAATGAGCGTGTAAATTTCTATGACAGGTtggaagtttttaaaatatttatttgttgGTGGATATTCTCTGTCTTGTACCACATAAACTTCTAAAAGAACCTCACGCTGGGTCGATCGACAACCACTTGGCCATGGGATCGCCATTTTGGTCTCACGGATTGTAGTGAACAACTTACTCTCTACTTGGCTTTTCATTTTACAAAGGAAACGTAATATATCTAATCGCTCTTAGGTCCAATTGGATAGGGTAATGGATTGGATATATTAGAGTATTTATAATGTATTATCATTATAATACTCATTACCTCATTAAAAAGTATAGATTTTATTATCacttatttattataataatatatctttttcactcatattttttttaatattaatattcatTACAGTACACTCAATCATTTATAAAAAATACCTTATTATTTTCATCCAATTCAGATATAAAAGAAGATTATAGGAACAAATGTCTTATtattttcatccaattcggatAGAAAAGAAGATTAtaggaatttaaaaaaaaaatagatggagagaatacttagatagtaGAATTGGAGTTAGTGAGTAAATGAAATTTCGAATTAGCTGTTAACTAGTAGTTAAAAAATAGCGATTAAAAAACTAaccgttttatttatttttaattttaaaatttataatttttttaataaataagatttaaaaaataaataaaataaaaatatgggGTGGGCTTGCATTGTTTGAACGCCTTCAAGTGAAGGGGTGTTAAAACCCCCCCTTTCATAATGGTGTTTAACactaagggtgcgtttgattCGGGGTTATATTTGATAACTTtgattatccatccaaggttatcaaccaacaccttatttggtttaggtaattgATGATTCCTAAGTTATGATATATGTTTGACACATCAGCAATTTGGGCATATAGCCCGGAATCAAAAAACCCCATAAAATTACGATTTTCCTTGATTCCCTGGTTAACCAAAAATTTAAGACAATATTACTCTTCATTATTTACCCTTTGAGACAAAAAATAGCTTTATAAATTTATCAAATTTCAATCTACCGCTCGAATATAATCAAACCCTCCCGATTCACAAAAACCCTAGCCTTGTTCGCCGCTCCTCCTCTCGCGAACACGCACGAGCTTTTCCCTCTCGCGGCGACCTAGCAACGTTTCTCTGCGACGATCCTCCCTCTCGTGCACACGCAGCGTTCCTCCCTCTCGCGATGATCTAGCGGCTTCCCCCTTTCAAACCGTCCCATTCGCGAACATCCCCACTCGGCTTCTTGGAAAAGGTATGATCTTATACATTGTTAGCGATTGTTGTATCATGAAAGACCTCTTTTTTTTCCCATGAAAGCAAGTTACCACCATTCTTCATGTCTATTTTAACATCGTCTTGTTGCCCTTTTGTTTTAGGTtctgtttagtttttgttttgttcTTGATGTTTAGTTGTTATTTAGTTCTTGTTTAGATCTTgtcagttaggtcttgttgtttaGTTGTTGCTGTTTAGTACTTGTTTTGTgctgtttaattcttgtttagtttttgtttggTTCTTGCAACTTGTAAGTTGAACCTACAAATTCTCTTTCAACTATTTAGTTCTTGTTGTAACTTGCTGTTCACAATTTGAAATTTTCTACCATGCTAATTTATTATTTGGTTCATTGCCCTATTTACATGATAGGTTGATATGACTCAGTTAGCAGTAAGACAGGAGATGAAAATGATTTCTGTACTCATTATACGCATGAAGATGATGGAAAACAAGTTATTTATGCTTTTATCGTTGGCAATTGTTTTAGCTATTAAGAGAAGGAGTGGTAGATTGaggaggagcatatcatatgcttatcATGCATTGTCTAGATATAATATTAGGACTTAAACATAAATGAGATGGCTTTTATAGTGATCGACAATGTGTTGATAACTGTAGGATGGATAGAAGGTCTTTAAGCAAactttcactacaagaaaattgagattctacaacacttaaacgacaattctttttataaaaaacgttgtctattttttttaacaacgcttttagtgaaaagcgttgtctatttcattattttcttattaatagacaacgcttttctaaaaaccgttgtctattagtgatttttacgggtcaaagacaacgcttcgtaaaaagcgttgtctattagcctttttttttagtgtctacgataatgatttttaaaaagcgttgtctattgtcaagttatcatctcaatcttaagtgatctagaccgcttatctcaagatctgacgactggatcttcatccatcttcatcacaatatggacggcccagattaaaggaggagaaaacttcGTTTCCTTTTACCCATGCGACGACACAGTGCTTTCGCGACATCTCCTCTcgcgcggctagggcacgcgacctCCCACCGCCGGCCGTCTCTTCTCAAGATCGGAGAGGATGAAGGACAGCATATTCTAGTCCAAAGGCCTCGCGCTCGCGTCCATCTCCGTCGCTGGAGGCTGCGGCGACAGCGTCACAGGCACTGGTTTCCTCATCCACCGTAACCTCCTCCTCACAACGCATGCCTGTCTCCCTTCTGCTACGGTGGCTGAGGCGGCCAAGATCCAACTCTTCCGTGGCTGCGCTGTTGGCCGCCTCATCCCTCAGAGGTCAGTTGCTTCCTGCTTCATTACTGATTTTCCGCATTTGTTTCGAGATTCTCCTGCCTCCCTGTAACTCAGGGTTTGAATTAGAAATTTTGAAGTGTGGTGATTCGATTGTAGATCAATCTGGAAGTAGGTAAAAGCATGCCAATGGCGAGTGCAATTTGTCCCAGATCTAATGCTGTGTACATGAGAATACATAGTTCCTATATTGTTAAGATTTTTTCCCACCTTTTATTTAGGGATTTAGCATTCTTCGAGCAACTAAAAAcctttttgtttgaaaaatatgcaTTCTTCATATGCTTCTTTTTGTGAAATTATCATAACTATAGAAAACCCAAATTGACCTCTTTCTGCATATTGAAACTGGAGATTTGACTATGTACGTAGACCCATATGACATTGAAGTGGCAAACAAAGATGGATATTTTTATGGGGTAGTTCTAAATCTCTCTCATTGAATTCTATACAAACTACAGCAGAGAGCTGGCGTCAGGTCATAGGTGTTCTAATGAACACAAAGTTTCAAGTCTATTTTAACATCAATCTCTGTCTCATTTAAATCCTACTTTGTTTCTTCACTTAATCATTCTTAGTATTCCCCGCACACATTCACAtgacattaaaaataaaacaagtttgtAGAGAATCTCAATTATTAAAGTACAGCATGGATGAGCTAAGAAGAGGAATAGTTAGTCTTCTGTAAATATAAACTAATATTTCTTTGCTATACAATAATTAATTcagtagaaaaaatatacaaaaataattGCATACTATAATTGCTAACACCAAGATGATATTAGGGTAATATGGAACATTGTGTGTACCTTCACTATGAGCCTATGGTGGTATTCCTACCTCCCTAGGACCTGTTACCTTGGTTTGTTTCTTTGTGCATTGAAGGTTCTGTTTCTAGGATGGGGGTGTTGGTCCACAAGTTATTTTATTGAAGGCTTACTTATAAAGGAGATGATGGATCAGTCCATTTAGTTAATGACTTCTTGGTGGATTATCACTATGATCCTTAGGAAGTTGTACCTATTGTTGTGGAAATAAAGCAAGTATTTAGTGATTCCCAGTAGGCAGCATAACATCATATGAGTGTTTACGACCTTATTTTAACccacaattccttttcttttcataGTCATTCCTTTATAACTTATATAAGCTTATGAACCTTTTACCTGGAAgcctatcttttttatttttggttGTAAATTTTAAATATGATATGCTAGCGCATCTATCCGATCACAGGCATTTCACAACAGTAAGGGATTCTCTTGGTCTGACATGATGTATCATTTGAGCTAAGCCTTTTTGATTGGCTGAATCTCGGATGGTATGTTATATCAGTTACCTCTACTCCAAGCAAGGTATGTATTTTTTTATCACAAATTGCCTCAGCGTTGTTTAACTTTTATGCTCACTCAAATTGCTAGATGCATTAAGCTATGCAatttgaatgcaattagtttagtgttcctatgatgtttgttctttatttgaatgcaattagtttaggttttgttacatgctctagtttttgtttcactagatgtttacttgatgtgtttttactttcCATGTTCTAGGTTAGATTGGATCAAAAATCCAGACTACGAACAAGTGAGTTTCCTACttttccttgcaaattgttgatagtttgtcattggatgattatctcatctgtaataattcttttaagaattcagTCTGCTCAAATTCTTCTTATCTTGAATCTgttagttcttttatttttctagaagTTGTGTAAGCATGctgaatttttttatattttgaatcttatttttttctcctatttcatatttcatgtctATTATCTGATACTTGAATTTTCTTTGTTCATATATTCTTTGTTATCTTCTACTAAGAAAACAACGCTTTTTTATGCATTGTGAGACCTTACCATATGTTTAGAACAATTTGTATTGATGGATGCCTGGTGAGCATGGCTGGTGAATGTACTAGAATGTGTTTTATGCTATATGATTTGCCAAACAAAGAATGATATGCAATGAATGACAAATAATATAGTCTGTAGATGTATCTTACTGTTGCTTTTTCAATAGACGAGGACTACTTATTATCTTGTCAAACATTTGACAATGAGAAGGAATTTCAGTAATGCGAGAAGAATATATCTATGTGATTTATAGCATTAATATGCCTGTTAAAGAAATGTAGCCAGTAAAATATAAAACCAATCCAAGATATCATTCTAGGTTCTATGTATAGAATCATGTGTGGCTTTGGTTGCCTTTTTTCTTGTGCACTAATTTACCTGCCAAAGATCCATTTCTTTCTTCTGTCTTTCTcaatccaaattttctcattgctgtatggtgtgaactgtgacctttgttttcaactttaagagtgaaaatttcttttgcataatactgatggtattgttttctgtggcagatacacagtggtaggtgttttgtTCCAGTCTCAAACCGACAATCctttttgatcagtatatctagtagaagtaagcatgcagatcgttgtcttcgaggccgactagctattttgtgctttttttgttttaaattcgaatgtcactatctactttgaaacagaactatttagtctttgtgtatagttgaattctcctgtaaatactaatactttgtaattgaattctattgttttggtacgagtttgaaatcattagttgagctaattaatgttattttatatgtcaaattcaaatctagacatggtaaaagaaaattaatagttttataaatattaaaaaatgattttgtaaatagatttttttatttttattttaaaaagacaatgcttttaaagcgttgcacaagtgttgtctttgccaaaaacaacaacgcttttaaagcgttgcaaagatgatgtttttgtaaaaaatacacaacgcttttaaagtgttgtctttgctacaaacgacaacgctttaaaagcattgtcgttgagcagacttttaacaacagtgcctttaacagcgctttttcaggcacaaagacaacgctttaaaagcgttgtctattagcttttttcttgtagtgttcgtTATTTGCTAACGACGCATGGAAAATTGAAAGGAAACAAAAATATGTCAATTAATAAACTTGTAATATCTTTTCTTCACATTATTGCACATAATGTGAAGAATAGGGTCCTAAAACAACAAACAGCTAGATCCGGCGAGACAATTAATAGGCAATTTCATGTAGTTTTGAACTCTATTCTGCGGTTACACAACATTTTACTTAAGAAGCCAAAACCAATCCCAGAAAATTGCACGGATGACAGGTGGAAATGGTTCAAGGTACAAGTATAtgatttctataaattttttttattaatcaatttaatgtacataataaaataaattgattttatAATGCTTCTTTGAGTGTAGGGTTGTTTGGGAGCATTAGATGGGACTTATATTAATGTCAATGTCCTAGCAAATGATAAACCTAGGTATCGAACCAGAAAATGTGAAATTGCAACCAATGTCTTGTGTATATGCACATCGAACATGCAATTTAGCTATGTCCTACCGGGTTGGGAAAGATCTACGGCAGATGGTAGAGTCTTAAGGGATGCTATTAGTAGGAGGAATGGCTTGAAGATTCCTCAAGGTAATTAAGTTGTAATTATTGTAAAATAATAGTCACTTgtaatatatttaacaaatatttggtTTATATAcccgatttatatatatattaatacttGTTCactcttaatatatatatatatatatatatatatatatatatatatatatatatatatatatatatatatatatatatatgttgttattatttgtgtgatgctGGATACACAAATGGGGAAGGTTTTTTGGCACCATATAGAGGTCAAAGGTACCACTTGACTGAATGGAGGCAAGGTTATCAACCAGCGAAAGCTAAAGAATACTTTAACATGAAACACTCTCAAGCAAGAAATTGCATTGAGAGGTGTTTTGATATTTTGAAAGCTAGATGGGCTATATT
This window of the Zingiber officinale cultivar Zhangliang chromosome 3B, Zo_v1.1, whole genome shotgun sequence genome carries:
- the LOC122056764 gene encoding aquaporin TIP3-1-like, producing the protein MPPRRFALGRTEDAVHPDAMRAVLSEFIATALFVFAAEGSVLSLGKLYKDASTPGGLVVVAIAHALALAVAVSVAYNVSGGHVNPAVTLGALVGGRISLIRALFYWAAQLLGAVVAALLLLLATGGMRPVGFAVASGVSDWHAVLLEMVMTFGLVYTVYATAIDPKRGNLGTIAPLAIGFILGANILAGGPFDGAAMNPARAFGPALIGWRWKSHWVYWVGPFLGSALAGLVYEFLLIPAEPPRTHQPLTPEDY